A portion of the Naumovozyma castellii chromosome 2, complete genome genome contains these proteins:
- the MET7 gene encoding tetrahydrofolate synthase (ancestral locus Anc_8.669): protein MRLTIPLKMSTKTYRDAINSLNSLQSNYANIMAIRESGDRKNMMNIWEMKEWSRRIGYNVSEFNKLNIIHITGTKGKGSTAAFTSSILNQYKEKLPKVGLYTSPHLKSVRERIRINGAPISEDKFTKYFFEVWDRLENSSSPLDKFPHMVDGSKPGYFKYLTLLSFHTFMQEGCKACVYEVGVGGEFDSTNIIEKPVTCGVTLLGIDHTFMLGNTIEEIAWNKGGIFKKDSPAYTVTNQIPVGLKVLQERAVERQTTLREVPLLDSVVNTTLGIAGNFQKNNASLAVVLASELLAQLKIIDSRINVDSPLPNKFIEGLEKTCWEGRCQTLKSGRNTWYIDGAHTEDSIIASSGWFRDVASSSNKKKVLIFNQQSRDANALINYLYETINPQIKFDEVIFTTNVTWKSGSYSLDLVSMNTSKDEVEKLKVQQELAKEWSRLDENAAKIRVTATIEEALEIIEQKQDLELDIFVTGSLHLVGGVLVVLEKNVS, encoded by the coding sequence ATGCGATTGACCATACCTTTGAAAATGTCGACAAAAACATATCGTGATGCAATTAATTCACTAAATTCCCTACAATCAAACTACGCCAATATTATGGCGATTAGGGAATCAGGTGATCGTaagaatatgatgaatatatGGGAAATGAAGGAATGGTCAAGGAGGATAGGATATAATGTTTCTGAATTtaacaaattgaatattattcatattACAGGTACTAAAGGTAAGGGTTCTACAGCCGCATTCACTTCTTCTATTTTAAATCAATATAAGGAAAAACTACCCAAAGTTGGACTTTACACATCTCCTCATTTAAAGTCGGTAAGGGAACGGATTAGAATCAATGGTGCACCAATCTCAGAAGATAAATTTACAAAGTATTTTTTCGAAGTTTGGGATAGATTAGAAAATTCATCTTCTCCATTAGATAAATTCCCACATATGGTAGATGGAAGTAAACCTGGTTATTTTAAATATCTAACTTTATTATCATTCCACACGTTTATGCAAGAAGGTTGTAAAGCATGCGTGTATGAGGTTGGTGTTGGTGGGGAATTTGATAGTACAAATATCATCGAAAAACCAGTTACTTGTGGTGTGACCTTACTAGGTATTGACCATACCTTTATGCTAGGTAATACAATCGAAGAAATTGCATGGAATAAAGGGGGGATTTTTAAAAAGGATTCCCCAGCATATACTGTGACGAACCAAATTCCTGTTGGGTTGAAAGTTCTACAGGAAAGAGCAGTAGAACGTCAGACCACGCTTCGAGAAGTTCCTCTCTTAGATTCAGTTGTCAATACCACTCTGGGTATTGCAGGCAACTTCCAAAAGAATAATGCGTCGTTAGCAGTTGTATTGGCATCCGAACTCCTTGCCCAACtcaaaatcattgattCAAGGATTAATGTTGATAGCCCTCTTcctaataaatttatcgAAGGACTAGAGAAAACATGCTGGGAAGGACGTTGCCAAACTTTAAAGAGTGGAAGAAATACCTGGTACATAGATGGTGCACATACTGAGGATAGCATTATTGCCTCATCAGGCTGGTTCAGGGATGTTGCAAGTAGTAGcaataagaaaaaagtCTTAATTTTTAATCAACAAAGTCGAGATGCGAATGCCCTTATCAACTATTTGTATGAGACTATTAATCCTCAGATTAAATTCGACGAAGTGATATTTACGACAAATGTTACTTGGAAGTCTGGATCTTACAGTCTGGATCTTGTTTCTATGAATACATCCAAAGATGAAGTcgaaaaattgaaagttcAACAAGAATTGGCCAAAGAGTGGTCTAGGCTCGATGAAAACGCTGCTAAAATACGTGTAACAGCAaccattgaagaagcaCTGGAGATAATTGAACAAAAACAAGACTTAGAACTTGACATATTTGTTACGGGGTCATTACATCTTGTTGGAGGAGTCTTAGTTGTCCTTGAGAAAAACGTTTCTTAA
- the SSP2 gene encoding Ssp2p (ancestral locus Anc_8.670), whose translation MENHPTKKPSVKIPQRVEKINRKPITNPPKGKAVSLKSLFLIPSEKSKTAELFGFRRFARSYLIPSSKQRGRDLTNNPYDSIAKFSPSKKSYFNCISGLPPTEREEINHEEIYISSVYPITKVDKLEVKGELSEYKNISGGPEKMYTEDNDGDIEMVSSISSYRNWEIFYDRRSVTIENIPTYTGMYSILNQISGGPLEKFCYYRNENSRQATYTMTLNFLSSNNAQDFMKFGKTNLFKVNGFHLQPKWSSVEGSVSSQTNSAKSKLAKTGCICRYIILKRHSGKTTCTKVPILEYVDIQEIRKDFGCYGGIVEITPVISKKVCLSIGYYDIYSAVRAMVAYENSSTDLHKKYFQSWTLWYGNDISERPCLEI comes from the coding sequence ATGGAGAATCATCCAACGAAGAAACCAAGTGTAAAGATTCCCCAACGAGTCGAGAAAATTAACAGAAAACCAATCACAAATCCTCCAAAGGGAAAAGCTGTTTCCTTAAAAAGTCTGTTTTTAATTCCTTCAGAAAAATCTAAAACTGCTGAACTGTTTGGATTTCGAAGATTTGCTAGAAGCTATTTGATACCATCCTCAAAACAACGGGGGAGGGATTTGACGAATAATCCCTATGATAGCATTGCAAAATTTAGTCCTTCCAAGAAAAGCTACTTTAACTGTATTAGCGGTCTTCCACCAAcagaaagagaagagatAAATcatgaagaaatatatatttcttcGGTTTATCCAATTACCAAAGTGGATAAATTAGAGGTAAAAGGTGAGTTATCagaatataaaaatatcaGTGGAGGACCAGAAAAGATGTATACTGAAGATAATGATGGGGACATTGAAATGGTATCTTCTATTTCATCTTATCGAAATTGGGAAATATTCTACGATCGCCGATCGGTTACAATTGAAAACATCCCCACATATACAGGTATGTATAGTATACTCAACCAAATAAGTGGAGGCCCTTTGGAGAAGTTTTGCTATTATAGAAATGAAAATTCAAGACAAGCAACATATACCATGACGTTAAATTTTCTGAGCAGCAATAATGCTCAGGATTTTATGAAGTTTGGGAAAACGAATTTGTTTAAGGTGAACGGGTTTCATCTACAACCAAAATGGAGTAGTGTTGAAGGAAGTGTATCTTCACAGACAAATTCAGCAAAAAGTAAATTAGCAAAAACAGGTTGCATTTGCAGATATATTATCTTAAAGAGACATTCAGGAAAAACAACTTGCACCAAAGTAccaattttggaatatgtcgacattcaagaaatcaGAAAAGATTTTGGTTGTTATGGAGGAATTGTAGAAATAACACCagttatttcaaaaaaggtTTGCCTCAGTATTGGTTACTATGACATCTACAGTGCTGTAAGAGCAATGGTGGCTTATGAAAATTCAAGTACAGATCTAcataaaaaatatttccaaagttGGACTTTATGGTACGGAAATGATATTTCAGAACGACCATGTCTTGAAATATAA
- the PUS7 gene encoding pseudouridine synthase PUS7 (ancestral locus Anc_8.671), translating into MSNFTQPPKRTIEESTVDTTATKKAKVESSYSDNGVREPDVGITLFLSSQIPGFAGQIKQRYTDFLVNEIDKEGKVVHLTDKGFKMPKKPQLSRDEVRANREEEASKRQDFKVDEKLRLELVEIFGEDDVVKIEDVYRNAKTMETSKSFDEKSVRTKIHQLLRAAFNNELESVTSAENTFKIARSNNNSRVSKQAFVDQNKDANGVENWGYGPNKEFIHFTLYKENKDTMETVNIITRLLRIPSKLIRFAGNKDRRAVTCQRLCISKISIDRLNALNRTLRGMTIGDYKFEDGNLSLGDLQGNEFVIVIRDVKVNKSSTLSLPEILDQGCKSLTDNGFINYFGMQRFGTFSISTHEIGKQLLLSNWEKAVELILSDQENVLPISKEARQIWAQTKDAALALKKMPRQSIAENSILHSLSNQKKEDDGNYSSFAYYSAIMQIPRNLRTMYVHAYQSFVWNAITSKRIELHGLSLVVGDLVIDNNPNEQVPSADTDSDDELREDLREDEFIRAKPLTQEDIDSGKYTIDDVVLPTPGFDILYPTNEELRQLYVDIMSKDDMDPFDMRRKVREFSMAGSYRNIIQKPKELEYKVIHYNTPTQQLVNTDLEILNSKIGKANGQKYFKDKLDRYMPDKGGDKTAVVLKFQLGTSAYATMALRELMKVETSRRGDMCEVQTE; encoded by the coding sequence ATGTCTAATTTCACACAGCCCCCAAAGAGAActattgaagaatctaCAGTGGATACTACTGCCACTAAAAAGGCTAAAGTTGAATCCAGTTATAGTGATAATGGTGTTCGTGAACCTGATGTCGGGATCACTCTATTCTTATCCTCTCAAATTCCTGGATTTGCAGGTCAAATTAAACAAAGATACACCGATTTCTTAGTTAATGAGATTGATAAAGAGGGAAAAGTTGTGCATTTGACCGATAAGGGGTTCAAGATGCCTAAGAAGCCTCAACTTTCTAGGGACGAAGTCAGAGCAAATCGTGAGGAAGAAGCTAGCAAGAGACAAGATTTTAAAGtggatgaaaaattgagaTTGGAACTGGTGGAAATATTTGGCGAAGATGATGTAGTCAAGATTGAAGACGTTTATCGTAATGCCAAGACTATGGAAACGTCAAAATCTTTCGATGAAAAATCTGTCAGAACAAagattcatcaattatTACGTGCCGCTTTCAATAACGAATTGGAATCTGTTACTAGTGCTGAAAATACATTCAAGATTGCCAGAAGTAATAACAATTCTAGAGTTAGTAAACAAGCCTTCGTTGACCAAAATAAGGACGCCAATGGTGTGGAAAACTGGGGGTATGGtccaaataaagaattcaTTCACTTCACCTTatacaaagaaaataaggATACTATGGAAACCGTTAACATCATTACTAGATTATTGAGAATCCCAAGCAAACTTATTAGATTTGCAGGTAATAAAGATCGCAGAGCTGTTACTTGCCAAAGATTATGTATCTCCAAAATCAGTATCGATCGTTTGAATGCGTTGAATAGAACCTTAAGAGGTATGACTATTGGTGActataaatttgaagacgGAAACTTAAGCCTTGGTGATCTACAAGGTAACGAATTTGTTATAGTTATAAGAGATGTTAAAGTTAATAAGTCTTCCACGTTATCTCTACCAGAAATCTTAGACCAAGGCTGTAAATCTTTAACCGACAATGGGTTTATCAACTATTTTGGTATGCAAAGATTTGGTACATTTAGTATTTCCACTCACGAAATTGGTAAACAGCTTCTGTTAAGCAATTGGGAGAAAGCTGTAGAGTTAATCTTGTCTGACCAAGAGAATGTCTTACCGATTTCAAAAGAAGCAAGGCAAATTTGGGCTCAAACTAAGGATGCAGCTCTtgctttgaagaaaatgccTAGGCAATCTATTGCTGAAAATTCTATTTTACATTCATTATCCAAtcaaaagaaggaagatgatGGTAATTACTCCTCATTTGCCTATTACTCTGCCATCATgcaaattccaagaaatttaagAACAATGTATGTTCATGCCTACCAAAGTTTTGTTTGGAATGCAATTACCAgtaaaagaattgaattacATGGATTAAGTTTGGTTGTGGGTGACCTTGTCATTGACAACAACCCAAATGAGCAAGTACCTTCGGCTGACACTGATTCGGATGATGAATTACGTGAAGATTTACGCGAAGACGAATTTATTCGTGCTAAACCACTTACtcaagaagatattgattcAGGCAAATATAccattgatgatgttgTTTTACCTACACCGGgatttgatattttatATCCAACAAATGAAGAACTACGTCAATTATATGTGGATATCATGAGCAAAGATGACATGGATCCTTTCGATATGAGAAGAAAGGTTCGTGAATTCTCTATGGCTGGTTCCTATAGAaatatcattcaaaaaCCAAAGGAGTTAGAATACAAGGTTATCCACTATAACACCCCTACACAACAATTGGTAAACACcgatttggaaattttgaatagCAAAATTGGTAAGGCAAATGgtcaaaaatattttaaagataaaCTTGATAGATATATGCCTGACAAGGGTGGCGACAAAACGGCAGTGGTTCTTAAATTCCAGTTGGGTACGTCAGCATATGCAACTATGGCCTTACGTGAGTTAATGAAAGTAGAAACTTCACGTAGAGGTGACATGTGCGAAGTACAAACAGAATAA
- the ESA1 gene encoding NuA4 histone acetyltransferase complex catalytic subunit ESA1 (ancestral locus Anc_8.673): protein MEPVEVSEPGISRKLENVEEIMIKCQCWVQKDDEERLAEILSINTRRSPPKFYVHYVNFNKRLDEWIDTDRINLDKDVIFPKPVDPDEDKLQQKNKKKKKTPSADLPSTNVESGRGKSETPENTDVMDLDNLNVQGLKNEDISQEDEIKKLRTSGSMTQNPHEVARVRNLNKVIMGKHVIEPWYFSPYPIELTDKDVVYIDDFTLQYFGSKKQYERYREKCTLRHPPGNEIYRDDYVSFFEIDGRKQRTWCRNLCLLSKLFLDHKTLYYDVDPFLFYCMTRRDELGHHLVGYFSKEKESADGYNVACILTLPQYQRMGYGRLLIEFSYELSKKENKVGSPEKPLSDLGLLSYRAYWADVLISLLAEHGQEVTIEEISSITSMTTTDILHTAKTLNILRYYKAQHILYLNEDICNRYDQLQKKKRRRIDPSKLVWKPPVFTASQLRFAW from the coding sequence ATGGAGCCAGTTGAAGTCAGTGAACCCGGCATTTCGCGGAAGTTAGAGAATGTGGAGGAGATAATGATTAAGTGCCAGTGTTGGGTGCAgaaggatgatgaagagcGATTAGCAGAGATTTTATCCATCAATACAAGACGTTCACCACCTAAATTTTATGTGCATTATGTGAATTTTAATAAACGTTTGGATGAATGGATTGATACTGATCGAATAAACTTGGATAAGGATGTTATATTTCCTAAACCTGTAGATCCAGATGAGGACAAGCTGCaacaaaagaataagaagaaaaagaagacaCCCTCCGCGGATTTACCATCCACTAATGTAGAAAGTGGAAGGGGAAAGTCTGAAACTCCTGAGAATACAGATGTTATGGATCTTGACAATTTAAATGTGCAAGGTTTAAAGAATGAGGATATCTCACAGGAAGATGagatcaagaaattgagGACGTCTGGGTCCATGACTCAAAACCCACATGAAGTGGCCCGTGTGAGGAATTTAAACAAGGTTATTATGGGGAAGCATGTGATTGAGCCTTGGTATTTCTCTCCATATCCTATTGAATTGACGGATAAGGACGTTGTTtatattgatgattttacATTACAATATTTCGGTTCTAAGAAACAATACGAACGTTATCGTGAGAAATGTACTCTTCGACATCCACCGggaaatgaaatatatcGAGATGATTATGTATCGTTTTTTGAGATCGATGGGAGGAAACAGCGAACGTGGTGCAGAAATTTATGTTTGTTATCCAAGTTATTTCTGGATCATAAGACATTATATTACGACGTGGatccatttttattttattgtaTGACTAGACGGGATGAGTTGGGACACCACCTTGTCGGGTACTTTTCCAAGGAGAAGGAATCTGCTGATGGGTATAACGTTGCCTGTATCTTGACGTTACCACAATATCAAAGAATGGGGTATGGTCGTCTTCTCATTGAATTCTCGTACGAATTATCCAAGAAGGAGAATAAAGTGGGGTCACCTGAGAAGCCATTATCTGATTTAGGTTTGTTGTCATATAGAGCATATTGGGCAGATGTATTGATCAGTTTGTTGGCGGAACATGGACAAGAAGTTACCATTGAAGAGATTAGTTCCATAACATCGATGACTACGACAGATATTTTACATACAGCGAAGACTTTGAATATCTTAAGGTATTATAAGGCACAACATATCTTATATCTGAATGAAGACATTTGCAATCGGTATGATCAGttacagaagaagaaacgTAGGAGGATTGATCCCAGTAAGCTTGTTTGGAAACCTCCAGTGTTTACGGCGTCACAATTACGTTTTGCATGGTGA
- the DGA1 gene encoding diacylglycerol O-acyltransferase (ancestral locus Anc_8.675), which produces MSERDPSTLSQQKSNNIRKRRSVVLDAIDAAAADAEDHIIQPSTSNSNARTNSQKRNKKPILDSCCSPTTPLKRRLQTASVAWHLSSFVLFSVFTLYVLSTPLFWPIVIPYMIYFFIDKAPANGGVVTRYSVWFRSLTIWKYYCDYFPITLVKTTDIQPTFTPRKQTTNGNIPPNGWKLRLWPTHYSINIMRRRNQQTELEPTGPRYIFGYHPHGIGALGAFGIFGTEGRNWSQLFPGIPVSLMTLVTQFHIPFYRDYLLAFGITAVSRKNSLKTLEKNQSICIVVGGARESLLSAVGSTELILNKRKGFVKLALKTGNVGLVPVFGFGETDCYNIMRTKEDSMLRRVQFWVKENCGFTIPIFYARGLFNYDFGLLPFRFPITVVIGKPILVKEKIANPSEEIVDYYHHLYVEELKKIYNENRDKYGYAHQELKIVG; this is translated from the coding sequence ATGAGCGAAAGGGACCCCTCCACATTGTCCCAACAGAAGAGCAACAACATACGCAAGAGACGTTCCGTCGTTCTCGATGCCATTGATGCTGCCGCCGCTGATGCTGAGGACCACATTATACAACCATCCACGTCCAATAGCAATGCTAGGACAAACTCTCAAaaaaggaacaagaaacCAATACTGGATTCATGTTGCTCCCCTACAACACCCTTAAAGAGAAGATTACAAACTGCATCCGTAGCATGGCATCTATCATCATTCGTTCTCTTTTCTGTATTCACATTATACGTTCTTTCAACACCCTTGTTCTGGCCCATCGTCATACCTTACATGatctatttctttataGACAAGGCCCCAGCTAATGGAGGCGTCGTTACCAGATATTCCGTTTGGTTCAGATCATTGACCATATGGAAGTACTATTGCGACTATTTCCCCATAACATTAGTGAAAACAACTGATATACAACCTACTTTCACTCCAAGgaaacaaacaacaaacGGCAACATCCCACCAAATGGCTGGAAACTAAGACTATGGCCCACTCACTACTCCATAAACATAATGCGGAGACGCAACCAACAAACGGAATTGGAACCCACGGGACCCCGCTACATATTTGGGTATCATCCCCATGGAATTGGTGCCCTTGGTGCATTCGGTATATTCGGTACAGAGGGCAGAAACTGGTCTCAATTGTTCCCGGGAATCCCCGTTTCCCTGATGACTTTGGTCACTCAGTTCCATATACCATTCTATAGAGATTACCTATTAGCGTTCGGTATCACAGCTGTATCaaggaaaaattcattgaaaactTTAGAAAAGAATCAATCCATATGTATCGTGGTGGGCGGAGCTAGAGAGTCTTTATTGAGTGCTGTCGGGTCCACTGAACTGATCCTTAATAAGAGGAAGGGATTCGTTAAATTGGCATTAAAGACTGGGAACGTCGGATTGGTCCCCGTATTTGGGTTCGGTGAAACAGATTGTTACAACATAATGAGGACTAAAGAAGATTCTATGCTTAGAAGAGTACAATTTTGGGTCAAAGAAAATTGTGGCTTCACTATCCCAATCTTTTACGCAAGGGGGTTGTTCAATTATGATTTCGGTTTATTACCCTTTAGATTTCCCATCACTGTTGTCATTGGGAAACCTATATTGGTTAAGGAAAAAATCGCAAATCCATCTGAAGAAATTGTGGATTACTATCACCATCTTTATGTCGaggaattaaaaaaaatatacaaTGAGAATAGGGACAAATATGGATATGCTCatcaagaattgaaaatcgTAGGGTAG
- the NCAS0B01640 gene encoding uncharacterized protein (ancestral locus Anc_8.679), whose translation MCVILSGKPSHAPQSTTGNYTMTKQLGTTPATRTARIVSSTLLVLGLITFLVFTWNDYSEQNIANDPNPTRSLLSEDLLMLANTFDEIKSRTSIVSHQERPTTTLQALPSHAAAFNVQQHFTQIIHTSPVVLFMKSSQDDSRLMRDLLQKEYEISPEIAVVDLDKHTHGAALQDYIRLNKLDNRGTAYVKLPYLFINEQFVHVDVKNVKSLHKDGALLKTFKDAAGENVFWHKTGVPSNS comes from the coding sequence ATGTGTGTTATATTGTCTGGTAAACCCTCCCATGCACCTCAGTCAACCACTGGAAACTACACAATGACAAAACAGCTTGGAACCACACCCGCCACGAGAACGGCAAGAATCGTGTCTAGCACATTGCTTGTCCTAGGTCTCATCACCTTTCTGGTGTTCACATGGAACGACTACTCTGAACAAAATATAGCAAATGACCCAAACCCCACCAGAAGTCTGCTGTCGGAGGATCTTCTCATGCTCGCAAACACCTTCGACGAAATTAAAAGCAGAACGTCTATCGTGTCACACCAGGAAAGGCCCACTACCACTCTGCAAGCACTCCCTTCTCACGCAGCTGCATTCAACGTACAACAACACTTTACCCAAATAATCCACACCTCTCCAGTGGTCCTCTTTATGAAATCTTCCCAGGATGACTCCCGCCTCATGAGAGACCTCCTCCAAAAGGAATACGAAATATCACCAGAGATAGCGGTAGTCGATCTTGACAAGCACACCCATGGGGCCGCATTACAGGACTATATCCGTCTGAATAAATTAGACAACAGGGGAACAGCCTACGTGAAACTCCCTTAccttttcatcaatgaacAATTTGTCCATGTGGACGTCAAGAACGTTAAGAGCTTACATAAAGACGGTGCGTTATTAAAGACATTTAAGGATGCTGCGGGAGAAAACGTCTTTTGGCATAAGACGGGGGTCCCCTCTAATTCATAA
- the SAS5 gene encoding Sas5p (ancestral locus Anc_8.632), producing the protein MGRKRTIQNIVDLTSPVKDGQDPIKKKENSPRKLNENLETDNVAMITIRVKTQQMIIPDDADNNRELLLVTTEDVQEEKEKESSPPGKQRKRTLNDDNEYGPYSTDVVNEEVKISLETAAIEEEAETEILLPLRKWQVEISLLNGKKKEINASIFSSCTYHLHPTFEIPIRTIETPPFLLEEQGWGEFQFEIVCNLIDNAGNFKIIHDLSFEDDAYIVEYSAYIPYDNPKIRDFLIENSIIEDDIDHDHEKLTLKKPNPSELAWTNKIPLLNEEIVQNITNLILENSAVQKQVNRYPRKETFVMTLSQLPDDILSTIQEYVLTGKLEPEETPDSQPE; encoded by the coding sequence ATGGGAAGAAAGAGAACAATTCAGAATATTGTCGATCTGACAAGTCCCGTAAAAGACGGTCAAGATCCtattaagaagaaagagaacTCTCCACGAAAGCTGAACGAGAATCTTGAAACTGATAACGTTGCAATGATTACGATTAGAGTGAAAACACAACAAATGATTATACCTGATGACGCTGATAATAATAGAGAACTATTGTTGGTGACAACTGAGGATGTGCaggaagagaaagagaaagagagCTCTCCCCCAGGAAAACAACGAAAACGTACTcttaatgatgataatgaatacGGACCTTATTCAACTGACGTTGTTAATGAAGAGGTCAAAATTTCACTTGAGACGGCTGCTATTGAAGAGGAAGCAGAAACAGAAATTTTGCTTCCTCTTCGTAAATGGCAAGTTGAAATATCTCTTCTAAATGggaaaaagaaggaaataaaCGCATCCATTTTTTCCTCATGTACATATCATCTCCATccaacttttgaaattcccataagaacaattgaaacCCCACCGTTTTTATTAGAAGAACAGGGGTGGGGTGagtttcaatttgaaattgtttgTAACTTGATTGATAATGCtggaaattttaaaattattcatgATCTTTCCTTTGAAGACGATGCATACATAGTGGAGTATTCCGCGTATATTCCCTATGATAATCCAAAAATACGAGATTTTTTAATTGAGAATTCTATTATTGAAGACGATATTGATCATGACCATGAGAAACTCACATTGAAAAAACCAAACCCAAGTGAACTTGCCTGGACAAACAAAATACCACTtttaaatgaagaaatagtGCAAAATATAACCAATTTaattttagaaaattcAGCTGTGCAGAAACAAGTTAATAGGTATCCAAGGAAGGAGACATTCGTCATGACTTTATCTCAATTACCGGATGATATATTATCCACAATTCAAGAGTACGTTCTCACTGGGAAACTTGAACCAGAAGAAACCCCGGATTCACAACCAGAGTAA
- the STE4 gene encoding G protein subunit beta (ancestral locus Anc_8.631), producing MSTYELQPMIYQNQQHIQPQTLSTSEQAAIEEGIQQKITFARQESKHLYVQIDKVKSKIQDANLFEMSPQVPSLAKNKINLQSTLTLKGHNNKISDFRWSRDSKSILSASQDGFMLIWDTASGLKRNAIPLDSQWVLSCALSPSGNLAASAGLNNNCTIYRVSKENRVQQNVVSIFKGHTCYISDIEFLDNSHIITSSGDMTCALWDIPKAKRVREYADHLGDVLALALPPPSADENTGANIFASCGSDGYTYIWDTRTSAAVQKFFASDTDVNAIQFFKDGNSIVTGGDDGVINMFDLRSDCAIASYSLQQGIQKEIRDPTYMSSNMEYSRGSPQSPISTAISSSYLDNQGVVSLDFSNSGRLMFACYTDLGCIIWDVLKAEIVGKLEGHSNRVSSVRTSPDGLGVCTGSWDSTMRIWSPNYM from the coding sequence ATGAGTACATACGAGCTTCAACCCATGATTTACCAGAATCAACAACATATTCAACCGCAAACGTTATCAACATCAGAGCAGGCTGCTATTGAAGAGGGAATACAACAGAAGATAACTTTTGCAAGACAAGAATCGAAACATCTCTATGTGCAAATTGATAAGGTGAAATCGAAGATTCAAGAtgcaaatttatttgaaatgtCACCACAGGTTCCCTCTCTGGCAAAAAATAAGATTAATTTACAATCTACATTAACATTAAAGGgacataataataagatcTCCGATTTTAGATGGAGTCGTGACTCTAAATCTATTTTAAGCGCGAGTCAAGATGGGTTCATGTTAATCTGGGACACGGCATCTGGATTAAAGAGGAATGCGATACCACTGGATTCACAATGGGTCTTATCTTGTGCTCTTTCCCCGTCTGGAAATTTAGCTGCAAGTGCCggtttaaataataattgtaCCATATATCGTGTCTCCAAAGAGAATCGTGTACAGCAAAATGTTGTATCTATATTCAAAGGACATACATGTTACATATCAGATATCGAATTTTTGGATAATAGTCATATAATAACAAGTAGTGGTGATATGACATGTGCCTTATGGGATATTCCAAAGGCCAAGAGAGTAAGGGAATATGCAGACCATCTTGGTGACGTATTAGCGTTGGCTTTACCGCCACCATCAGCAGATGAAAATACAGGAGCTAATATATTTGCTAGTTGCGGTTCTGATGGTTATACGTATATTTGGGATACGAGGACATCGGCTGCAGTACAAAAATTCTTTGCCAGCGATACTGATGTCAATGcaattcaattctttaagGATGGGAATTCCATTGTTACTGGTGGAGATGATGGTGTCATAAATATGTTTGATTTAAGATCCGATTGTGCGATTGCAAGTTATTCCTTGCAACAAGGAATACAGAAAGAAATAAGAGACCCTACATATATGAGCTCAAATATGGAATATTCGAGAGGCTCACCACAATCGCCAATTTCAACGGCAATAAGTTCCAGTTATCTAGATAATCAAGGTGTAGTTTCTTTGGATTTCAGTAATTCTGGAAGATTGATGTTTGCATGTTATACCGATTTAGGTTGTATTATATGGGATGTATTAAAGGCTGAAATTGTGGGTAAATTGGAAGGTCATTCTAATAGAGTTTCAAGCGTAAGGACAAGTCCCGATGGGTTAGGTGTTTGTACAGGTTCGTGGGATTCGACAATGAGAATTTGGTCTCCAAATTATATGTAA